GATGCCTTGGCGGTTGCCTCGTCATCCGAGAGATGCGCATAGTGCTGGAAATAGCTGTCGGGGCGGGCAAAGGCGGTGCCGCGTAGCGACAGGAATCTGTCGATGTACCACTGACGCACGTGCGGCTCTTCTGCGTCTACATAGATCGAAGCGTCAAAGTAGTCGGAGACGGCGAGCGCGGGAGACTCCTTGGTGCGCACGGCCGCAGGCTGGAGAACGTTGAGGCCCTCGACGATCAGAATGTCGGGGTGGCGCACCGTGATCCGTTCGTCGGGAACGATGTCGTAGGTCACGTGGGAGTACACAGGGGCGTCGGCCTCGGCGACTCCCGACTTCACGGCAGCGATGAACGACCTGAGCGCCCGTCTGTCATACGACTCAGGAAAGCCCTTTCGACCCATCAGGCCCCGCTCCTCCAGGACTGCGTTTGGCAAGAGGAACCCGTCGGTGGTGACCAGTTCGACGCGGGGTGACGAGGGCCAGCGAGCGAGCATCTCCCTCAGCACGCGAGCAGTGGTGGACTTGCCGACCGCCACCGAACCTGCGATCCCGACGACGAACGGGGTGCGGGATTCACGCTCGCCGAGGAAGGCGCTCGTGGCCGTGTGAAGCGAGCCAACGGCGTCCGAGTAGAGGGTGAGGAGGCGAGACAGCGGGCGGAAGATCTGATCGACCTCCCGCAAATCGATAGGGTCGCCGAGTCCGCGCAGCTGGCGGACGTCATCTGCCGTCAGCGGTAGAGGGGTGGCGTCAGCGAGCGCTGACCACTCCGCGCGGGTGAAGGAAAGAAACGGGCTGACACTCACCTCGTCGTCAAGGACGCTCACGGCACTATTGTCCCGCATGTGGGACCGCTAGCCGACGCGCCCCTCGAACCCGGCGGGGCGAACTACACTTGGGCGCATGTGCGGCATCGTGGGTTACGTAGGTTCAGGCGGTCCGAGTGCTCGGGCCGGTGGCGTCGTCATGGGCGGCTTGGAGCGCCTGGAGTACAGGGGGTACGACTCGGCGGGGCTCGCCGTCGTGACGAGCGATCGGGAGCGCCTTGCCGTCGCCAAGAAGGCGGGCAAGCTGACGAACCTCGCGAAGGAGTTGGCTCAGCACCCCTTGTCCGACGGGACAGCGGCCATCGGGCACACCCGCTGGGCCACCCACGGGCCGCCGACCGACGCCAACGCGCACCCCCACTTGGCTGCTGACGGCAGGATCGCGATCATCCACAACGGCATCATCGAGAACTACGGCGTCTT
The Demequina sp. TMPB413 DNA segment above includes these coding regions:
- the coaA gene encoding type I pantothenate kinase; its protein translation is MRDNSAVSVLDDEVSVSPFLSFTRAEWSALADATPLPLTADDVRQLRGLGDPIDLREVDQIFRPLSRLLTLYSDAVGSLHTATSAFLGERESRTPFVVGIAGSVAVGKSTTARVLREMLARWPSSPRVELVTTDGFLLPNAVLEERGLMGRKGFPESYDRRALRSFIAAVKSGVAEADAPVYSHVTYDIVPDERITVRHPDILIVEGLNVLQPAAVRTKESPALAVSDYFDASIYVDAEEPHVRQWYIDRFLSLRGTAFARPDSYFQHYAHLSDDEATAKASHIWDTINKPNLKRNIEPTRSRATIILRKGKDHAVQSVHMRKL